From Onychostoma macrolepis isolate SWU-2019 chromosome 05, ASM1243209v1, whole genome shotgun sequence, one genomic window encodes:
- the sh2d3cb gene encoding SH2 domain containing 3Cb isoform X2, whose translation MRHLGLMENSGVYVKFSKETCQLNSPSDKLKQELEQELKLSSCNLSSHGWYHGCIPWEVSESLVQLDGDFLVRDSLTSIGDYVLTCCWNQKAFHFLIHKVLLRSYETYTRTQYFLEEEAFDSLPALVHSYVGNKRPLTKQSGAYIYSPVKRTLPLRYLETMFGLPSVENSPVNSPTRQNGSQKKRESITVTEALEIELIRPQSDVVRSFEGTIEQRAVVSTSPIILSTSRRRQSPSENRKFVIVPSSPVLQKSSEIRLCSSPPENTLIYLEPTVHLLSSITHSHQNNREANHAQNDPAISQADPVATNHPFVRHEMQTLDCREEYDEDYLVPFTMDTVSCFKASVYQSPLMPPENKPLETRTLKKVKDVLFEADIKTMAMHITKVDCIVARILDTSDDMMKGMGVSSGLELLTLPHGHHIRQDLLERFHTMSIMLAVQLLGCTGSADERATLLHRAICLASELKSSLGNLFGFATVMKCLELPQIARLDETWTVLRQKYTESAVLYEKTLRPSMRMMNDGEEICRPTDTTFPHVLPLLSLLERNVVALEESESWESADTGVAMVLSHLDAARTIACNGRIFSANAEAKLQGFQEEADVWEVFLTEFQMRLLWGSRGVERNKDERYSKFDEVLTALSNRLELSDSAK comes from the exons ATGAG GCATTTAGGTCTCATGGAAAACAGTGGTGTTTATGTAAAG ttttctaaAGAGACATGCCAACTGAATTCTCCATCAGACAAACTGAAGCAAGAGTTGGAACAAGAGTTGAAATTAAGCAGCTGTAACTTATCAAGTCATGGCTGGTACCATGGTTGCATACCTTGGGAG GTTTCTGAGTCTCTTGTGCAACTGGATGGGGATTTTCTAGTCCGTGACTCCCTCACTAGCATTGGAGACTATGTCTTAACCTGCTGCTGGAACCAGAAAGCTTTTCATTTCCTCATCCACAAGGTTCTGCTCAGATCTTATGAGACATATACCCGCACACAGTACTTTCTGGAGGAGGAAGCGTTTGATTCCCTGCCAGCACTGGTTCATTCCTATGTTGGAAATAAAAGGCCTCTGACAAAGCAGAGTGGTGCCTACATTTACTCACCAGTTAAAAGGACACTTCCACTAAGATACCTAGAAACCATGTTTGGACTTCCAAGTGTAGAAAACAGCCCAGTAAACTCACCAACCAGACAGAACGGAAGCCAAAAGAAGAGGGAAAGCATTACTGTGACAGAGGCTTTGGAAATTGAGCTGATAAGACCACAGAG TGATGTTGTGAGGAGTTTTGAAGGTACCATAGAGCAGCGCGCTGTTGTGTCAACCTCCCCTATAATATTGAGCACAT CCAGGCGGCGACAAAGCCCCTCTGAAAACAGGAAGTTTGTGATAGTTCCTTCATCACCTGTTCTCCAAAAGTCCAGTGAAATACGGCTTTGTTCTTCTCCCCCTGAAAACACTCTCATATATTTGGAGCCAACAGTACATCTTCTGTCCTCCATTACACATTCCCATCAAAACAACAGAGAAGCAAACCATGCCCAAAATGACCCAGCAATTTCTCAAGCTGACCCTGTGGCTACAAATCATCCCTTTGTAAGACATGAAATGCAGACTTTGGATTGCAGAGAGGAGTATGATGAGGATTATTTAGTGCCTTTCACCATGGACACAGTTTCCTGTTTCAAAGCTAGTGTGTACCAGTCACCACTGATGCCCCCAGAAAATAAACCTTTGGAGACCAGAACACTGAAAAAAGTGAAGGATGTCCTGTTTGAAGCGGATATAAAGACAATGGCAATGCATATCACCAAAGTTGACTGCATA GTTGCTCGAATTCTGGATACATCTGATGATATGATGAAAGGGATGGGGGTGAGTTCAGGATTGGAGCTGCTTACCCTCCCACATGGACATCATATCCGTCAAGATCTGCTTGAAAG GTTCCACACCATGTCCATAATGCTGGCTGTTCAGCTGCTGGGCTGCACGGGCAGCGCTGATGAAAGAGCCACCCTGCTGCATAGAGCCATCTGCCTGGCCTCTGAACTCAAGAGCAGTTTGGGCAATTTGTTTGGCTTTGCCACAGTTATGAAATGCCTTGAATTACCACAG ATTGCTCGTTTGGATGAGACATGGACAGTTTTACGTCAGAAGTACACAGAAAGTGCTGTTCTTTATGAGAAAACCCTTAGACCCTCAATGAGGATGATGAATGATGGAGAAG AGATATGTAGACCCACAGACACAACTTTTCCCCATGTGCTCCCTCTGCTGTCTCTTCTTGAAAGAAATGTTGTGGCTCTTGAGGAGTCAGAGTCATGGGAAAGTGCAGACACTGGAGTGGCCATGGTCTTGAGCCATCTGGATGCTGCACGTACGATCGCGTGCAATGGGAGGATCTTCAGTGCAAATGCAGAGGCCAAACTGCAGG GATTTCAGGAGGAAGCAGATGTTTGGGAGGTCTTCCTCACAGAGTTTCAGATGCGTCTTCTGTGGGGAAGCCGTGGAGTGgaaagaaataaagatgaaCGTTATTCAAAGTTTGATGAAGTGCTAACAGCTCTGTCCAACAGACTTGAGCTTTCCGACTCAGCAAAATGA
- the sh2d3cb gene encoding SH2 domain containing 3Cb isoform X3 has protein sequence MENSGVYVKFSKETCQLNSPSDKLKQELEQELKLSSCNLSSHGWYHGCIPWEVSESLVQLDGDFLVRDSLTSIGDYVLTCCWNQKAFHFLIHKVLLRSYETYTRTQYFLEEEAFDSLPALVHSYVGNKRPLTKQSGAYIYSPVKRTLPLRYLETMFGLPSVENSPVNSPTRQNGSQKKRESITVTEALEIELIRPQSDVVRSFEGTIEQRAVVSTSPIILSTLARRRQSPSENRKFVIVPSSPVLQKSSEIRLCSSPPENTLIYLEPTVHLLSSITHSHQNNREANHAQNDPAISQADPVATNHPFVRHEMQTLDCREEYDEDYLVPFTMDTVSCFKASVYQSPLMPPENKPLETRTLKKVKDVLFEADIKTMAMHITKVDCIVARILDTSDDMMKGMGVSSGLELLTLPHGHHIRQDLLERFHTMSIMLAVQLLGCTGSADERATLLHRAICLASELKSSLGNLFGFATVMKCLELPQIARLDETWTVLRQKYTESAVLYEKTLRPSMRMMNDGEEICRPTDTTFPHVLPLLSLLERNVVALEESESWESADTGVAMVLSHLDAARTIACNGRIFSANAEAKLQGFQEEADVWEVFLTEFQMRLLWGSRGVERNKDERYSKFDEVLTALSNRLELSDSAK, from the exons ATGGAAAACAGTGGTGTTTATGTAAAG ttttctaaAGAGACATGCCAACTGAATTCTCCATCAGACAAACTGAAGCAAGAGTTGGAACAAGAGTTGAAATTAAGCAGCTGTAACTTATCAAGTCATGGCTGGTACCATGGTTGCATACCTTGGGAG GTTTCTGAGTCTCTTGTGCAACTGGATGGGGATTTTCTAGTCCGTGACTCCCTCACTAGCATTGGAGACTATGTCTTAACCTGCTGCTGGAACCAGAAAGCTTTTCATTTCCTCATCCACAAGGTTCTGCTCAGATCTTATGAGACATATACCCGCACACAGTACTTTCTGGAGGAGGAAGCGTTTGATTCCCTGCCAGCACTGGTTCATTCCTATGTTGGAAATAAAAGGCCTCTGACAAAGCAGAGTGGTGCCTACATTTACTCACCAGTTAAAAGGACACTTCCACTAAGATACCTAGAAACCATGTTTGGACTTCCAAGTGTAGAAAACAGCCCAGTAAACTCACCAACCAGACAGAACGGAAGCCAAAAGAAGAGGGAAAGCATTACTGTGACAGAGGCTTTGGAAATTGAGCTGATAAGACCACAGAG TGATGTTGTGAGGAGTTTTGAAGGTACCATAGAGCAGCGCGCTGTTGTGTCAACCTCCCCTATAATATTGAGCACAT TAGCCAGGCGGCGACAAAGCCCCTCTGAAAACAGGAAGTTTGTGATAGTTCCTTCATCACCTGTTCTCCAAAAGTCCAGTGAAATACGGCTTTGTTCTTCTCCCCCTGAAAACACTCTCATATATTTGGAGCCAACAGTACATCTTCTGTCCTCCATTACACATTCCCATCAAAACAACAGAGAAGCAAACCATGCCCAAAATGACCCAGCAATTTCTCAAGCTGACCCTGTGGCTACAAATCATCCCTTTGTAAGACATGAAATGCAGACTTTGGATTGCAGAGAGGAGTATGATGAGGATTATTTAGTGCCTTTCACCATGGACACAGTTTCCTGTTTCAAAGCTAGTGTGTACCAGTCACCACTGATGCCCCCAGAAAATAAACCTTTGGAGACCAGAACACTGAAAAAAGTGAAGGATGTCCTGTTTGAAGCGGATATAAAGACAATGGCAATGCATATCACCAAAGTTGACTGCATA GTTGCTCGAATTCTGGATACATCTGATGATATGATGAAAGGGATGGGGGTGAGTTCAGGATTGGAGCTGCTTACCCTCCCACATGGACATCATATCCGTCAAGATCTGCTTGAAAG GTTCCACACCATGTCCATAATGCTGGCTGTTCAGCTGCTGGGCTGCACGGGCAGCGCTGATGAAAGAGCCACCCTGCTGCATAGAGCCATCTGCCTGGCCTCTGAACTCAAGAGCAGTTTGGGCAATTTGTTTGGCTTTGCCACAGTTATGAAATGCCTTGAATTACCACAG ATTGCTCGTTTGGATGAGACATGGACAGTTTTACGTCAGAAGTACACAGAAAGTGCTGTTCTTTATGAGAAAACCCTTAGACCCTCAATGAGGATGATGAATGATGGAGAAG AGATATGTAGACCCACAGACACAACTTTTCCCCATGTGCTCCCTCTGCTGTCTCTTCTTGAAAGAAATGTTGTGGCTCTTGAGGAGTCAGAGTCATGGGAAAGTGCAGACACTGGAGTGGCCATGGTCTTGAGCCATCTGGATGCTGCACGTACGATCGCGTGCAATGGGAGGATCTTCAGTGCAAATGCAGAGGCCAAACTGCAGG GATTTCAGGAGGAAGCAGATGTTTGGGAGGTCTTCCTCACAGAGTTTCAGATGCGTCTTCTGTGGGGAAGCCGTGGAGTGgaaagaaataaagatgaaCGTTATTCAAAGTTTGATGAAGTGCTAACAGCTCTGTCCAACAGACTTGAGCTTTCCGACTCAGCAAAATGA
- the sh2d3cb gene encoding SH2 domain containing 3Cb isoform X1, with amino-acid sequence MRHLGLMENSGVYVKFSKETCQLNSPSDKLKQELEQELKLSSCNLSSHGWYHGCIPWEVSESLVQLDGDFLVRDSLTSIGDYVLTCCWNQKAFHFLIHKVLLRSYETYTRTQYFLEEEAFDSLPALVHSYVGNKRPLTKQSGAYIYSPVKRTLPLRYLETMFGLPSVENSPVNSPTRQNGSQKKRESITVTEALEIELIRPQSDVVRSFEGTIEQRAVVSTSPIILSTLARRRQSPSENRKFVIVPSSPVLQKSSEIRLCSSPPENTLIYLEPTVHLLSSITHSHQNNREANHAQNDPAISQADPVATNHPFVRHEMQTLDCREEYDEDYLVPFTMDTVSCFKASVYQSPLMPPENKPLETRTLKKVKDVLFEADIKTMAMHITKVDCIVARILDTSDDMMKGMGVSSGLELLTLPHGHHIRQDLLERFHTMSIMLAVQLLGCTGSADERATLLHRAICLASELKSSLGNLFGFATVMKCLELPQIARLDETWTVLRQKYTESAVLYEKTLRPSMRMMNDGEEICRPTDTTFPHVLPLLSLLERNVVALEESESWESADTGVAMVLSHLDAARTIACNGRIFSANAEAKLQGFQEEADVWEVFLTEFQMRLLWGSRGVERNKDERYSKFDEVLTALSNRLELSDSAK; translated from the exons ATGAG GCATTTAGGTCTCATGGAAAACAGTGGTGTTTATGTAAAG ttttctaaAGAGACATGCCAACTGAATTCTCCATCAGACAAACTGAAGCAAGAGTTGGAACAAGAGTTGAAATTAAGCAGCTGTAACTTATCAAGTCATGGCTGGTACCATGGTTGCATACCTTGGGAG GTTTCTGAGTCTCTTGTGCAACTGGATGGGGATTTTCTAGTCCGTGACTCCCTCACTAGCATTGGAGACTATGTCTTAACCTGCTGCTGGAACCAGAAAGCTTTTCATTTCCTCATCCACAAGGTTCTGCTCAGATCTTATGAGACATATACCCGCACACAGTACTTTCTGGAGGAGGAAGCGTTTGATTCCCTGCCAGCACTGGTTCATTCCTATGTTGGAAATAAAAGGCCTCTGACAAAGCAGAGTGGTGCCTACATTTACTCACCAGTTAAAAGGACACTTCCACTAAGATACCTAGAAACCATGTTTGGACTTCCAAGTGTAGAAAACAGCCCAGTAAACTCACCAACCAGACAGAACGGAAGCCAAAAGAAGAGGGAAAGCATTACTGTGACAGAGGCTTTGGAAATTGAGCTGATAAGACCACAGAG TGATGTTGTGAGGAGTTTTGAAGGTACCATAGAGCAGCGCGCTGTTGTGTCAACCTCCCCTATAATATTGAGCACAT TAGCCAGGCGGCGACAAAGCCCCTCTGAAAACAGGAAGTTTGTGATAGTTCCTTCATCACCTGTTCTCCAAAAGTCCAGTGAAATACGGCTTTGTTCTTCTCCCCCTGAAAACACTCTCATATATTTGGAGCCAACAGTACATCTTCTGTCCTCCATTACACATTCCCATCAAAACAACAGAGAAGCAAACCATGCCCAAAATGACCCAGCAATTTCTCAAGCTGACCCTGTGGCTACAAATCATCCCTTTGTAAGACATGAAATGCAGACTTTGGATTGCAGAGAGGAGTATGATGAGGATTATTTAGTGCCTTTCACCATGGACACAGTTTCCTGTTTCAAAGCTAGTGTGTACCAGTCACCACTGATGCCCCCAGAAAATAAACCTTTGGAGACCAGAACACTGAAAAAAGTGAAGGATGTCCTGTTTGAAGCGGATATAAAGACAATGGCAATGCATATCACCAAAGTTGACTGCATA GTTGCTCGAATTCTGGATACATCTGATGATATGATGAAAGGGATGGGGGTGAGTTCAGGATTGGAGCTGCTTACCCTCCCACATGGACATCATATCCGTCAAGATCTGCTTGAAAG GTTCCACACCATGTCCATAATGCTGGCTGTTCAGCTGCTGGGCTGCACGGGCAGCGCTGATGAAAGAGCCACCCTGCTGCATAGAGCCATCTGCCTGGCCTCTGAACTCAAGAGCAGTTTGGGCAATTTGTTTGGCTTTGCCACAGTTATGAAATGCCTTGAATTACCACAG ATTGCTCGTTTGGATGAGACATGGACAGTTTTACGTCAGAAGTACACAGAAAGTGCTGTTCTTTATGAGAAAACCCTTAGACCCTCAATGAGGATGATGAATGATGGAGAAG AGATATGTAGACCCACAGACACAACTTTTCCCCATGTGCTCCCTCTGCTGTCTCTTCTTGAAAGAAATGTTGTGGCTCTTGAGGAGTCAGAGTCATGGGAAAGTGCAGACACTGGAGTGGCCATGGTCTTGAGCCATCTGGATGCTGCACGTACGATCGCGTGCAATGGGAGGATCTTCAGTGCAAATGCAGAGGCCAAACTGCAGG GATTTCAGGAGGAAGCAGATGTTTGGGAGGTCTTCCTCACAGAGTTTCAGATGCGTCTTCTGTGGGGAAGCCGTGGAGTGgaaagaaataaagatgaaCGTTATTCAAAGTTTGATGAAGTGCTAACAGCTCTGTCCAACAGACTTGAGCTTTCCGACTCAGCAAAATGA
- the sh2d3cb gene encoding SH2 domain containing 3Cb isoform X4, whose protein sequence is MQFSKETCQLNSPSDKLKQELEQELKLSSCNLSSHGWYHGCIPWEVSESLVQLDGDFLVRDSLTSIGDYVLTCCWNQKAFHFLIHKVLLRSYETYTRTQYFLEEEAFDSLPALVHSYVGNKRPLTKQSGAYIYSPVKRTLPLRYLETMFGLPSVENSPVNSPTRQNGSQKKRESITVTEALEIELIRPQSDVVRSFEGTIEQRAVVSTSPIILSTLARRRQSPSENRKFVIVPSSPVLQKSSEIRLCSSPPENTLIYLEPTVHLLSSITHSHQNNREANHAQNDPAISQADPVATNHPFVRHEMQTLDCREEYDEDYLVPFTMDTVSCFKASVYQSPLMPPENKPLETRTLKKVKDVLFEADIKTMAMHITKVDCIVARILDTSDDMMKGMGVSSGLELLTLPHGHHIRQDLLERFHTMSIMLAVQLLGCTGSADERATLLHRAICLASELKSSLGNLFGFATVMKCLELPQIARLDETWTVLRQKYTESAVLYEKTLRPSMRMMNDGEEICRPTDTTFPHVLPLLSLLERNVVALEESESWESADTGVAMVLSHLDAARTIACNGRIFSANAEAKLQGFQEEADVWEVFLTEFQMRLLWGSRGVERNKDERYSKFDEVLTALSNRLELSDSAK, encoded by the exons atgcaG ttttctaaAGAGACATGCCAACTGAATTCTCCATCAGACAAACTGAAGCAAGAGTTGGAACAAGAGTTGAAATTAAGCAGCTGTAACTTATCAAGTCATGGCTGGTACCATGGTTGCATACCTTGGGAG GTTTCTGAGTCTCTTGTGCAACTGGATGGGGATTTTCTAGTCCGTGACTCCCTCACTAGCATTGGAGACTATGTCTTAACCTGCTGCTGGAACCAGAAAGCTTTTCATTTCCTCATCCACAAGGTTCTGCTCAGATCTTATGAGACATATACCCGCACACAGTACTTTCTGGAGGAGGAAGCGTTTGATTCCCTGCCAGCACTGGTTCATTCCTATGTTGGAAATAAAAGGCCTCTGACAAAGCAGAGTGGTGCCTACATTTACTCACCAGTTAAAAGGACACTTCCACTAAGATACCTAGAAACCATGTTTGGACTTCCAAGTGTAGAAAACAGCCCAGTAAACTCACCAACCAGACAGAACGGAAGCCAAAAGAAGAGGGAAAGCATTACTGTGACAGAGGCTTTGGAAATTGAGCTGATAAGACCACAGAG TGATGTTGTGAGGAGTTTTGAAGGTACCATAGAGCAGCGCGCTGTTGTGTCAACCTCCCCTATAATATTGAGCACAT TAGCCAGGCGGCGACAAAGCCCCTCTGAAAACAGGAAGTTTGTGATAGTTCCTTCATCACCTGTTCTCCAAAAGTCCAGTGAAATACGGCTTTGTTCTTCTCCCCCTGAAAACACTCTCATATATTTGGAGCCAACAGTACATCTTCTGTCCTCCATTACACATTCCCATCAAAACAACAGAGAAGCAAACCATGCCCAAAATGACCCAGCAATTTCTCAAGCTGACCCTGTGGCTACAAATCATCCCTTTGTAAGACATGAAATGCAGACTTTGGATTGCAGAGAGGAGTATGATGAGGATTATTTAGTGCCTTTCACCATGGACACAGTTTCCTGTTTCAAAGCTAGTGTGTACCAGTCACCACTGATGCCCCCAGAAAATAAACCTTTGGAGACCAGAACACTGAAAAAAGTGAAGGATGTCCTGTTTGAAGCGGATATAAAGACAATGGCAATGCATATCACCAAAGTTGACTGCATA GTTGCTCGAATTCTGGATACATCTGATGATATGATGAAAGGGATGGGGGTGAGTTCAGGATTGGAGCTGCTTACCCTCCCACATGGACATCATATCCGTCAAGATCTGCTTGAAAG GTTCCACACCATGTCCATAATGCTGGCTGTTCAGCTGCTGGGCTGCACGGGCAGCGCTGATGAAAGAGCCACCCTGCTGCATAGAGCCATCTGCCTGGCCTCTGAACTCAAGAGCAGTTTGGGCAATTTGTTTGGCTTTGCCACAGTTATGAAATGCCTTGAATTACCACAG ATTGCTCGTTTGGATGAGACATGGACAGTTTTACGTCAGAAGTACACAGAAAGTGCTGTTCTTTATGAGAAAACCCTTAGACCCTCAATGAGGATGATGAATGATGGAGAAG AGATATGTAGACCCACAGACACAACTTTTCCCCATGTGCTCCCTCTGCTGTCTCTTCTTGAAAGAAATGTTGTGGCTCTTGAGGAGTCAGAGTCATGGGAAAGTGCAGACACTGGAGTGGCCATGGTCTTGAGCCATCTGGATGCTGCACGTACGATCGCGTGCAATGGGAGGATCTTCAGTGCAAATGCAGAGGCCAAACTGCAGG GATTTCAGGAGGAAGCAGATGTTTGGGAGGTCTTCCTCACAGAGTTTCAGATGCGTCTTCTGTGGGGAAGCCGTGGAGTGgaaagaaataaagatgaaCGTTATTCAAAGTTTGATGAAGTGCTAACAGCTCTGTCCAACAGACTTGAGCTTTCCGACTCAGCAAAATGA
- the cfap157 gene encoding cilia- and flagella-associated protein 157, translated as MPPKKNGKGTADKSIKKESMNPEQKNDEELTESDKNFYRAQIRDLEERLERYQQKCDELEVQEKDLYSKINNVEKEKKDIVLYLKRTLAQKEDELIDLAETLSRHQQAQEAERDSFELQLSLLRHELQENKEKFTSENMALAGKLASLEEFSMQREKLMAERRCLEEQLQKQKEEHQAQIYNLEKKAVLDNDRLKKEMLQHVAAVAAEFRQVSDQKMPETTKRAMQENLSVTAQLQQLSDKTKELLKENDDLRAREKQLKIENAITEPLLHEITKKNVANQKVVHQLTEKCKQMQSEVEKCAKLKVELQEQLDSHSAICTELDALRKKHVTVIEVLNQTKAEAKRQRKELEEERMLRKQLKTVLEEAAVALKEALREVPKEEDSELKITIRRNQMMQKLLAVLDSAAALGNGPALTDFMPEVTCSHDLRKASGIKRPSELLQKSTSHLSHFKTGDTGLVPRKTHTTSSKTGNLSMNAYVHKKQSSEK; from the exons ATGCCTCCCAAAAAGAATGGAAAAGGGACCGCagataaatcaattaaaaaggAAAGTATGAATCCTGAGCAGAAAAACGACGAAGAATTGACGGAGAgtgacaaaaacttttatcgGGCTCAAATACGTGATTTGGAGGAGCGACTGGAAAG ATACCAGCAAAAATGTGATGAACTGGAGGTTCAGGAAAAGGATTTATACTCAAAGATAAATAATGtggagaaagagaagaaagacATAGTTCTCTACCTGAAACGCACACTGGCTCAAAAAGAAGATGAACTGATTGATCTGGCTGAGACGTTATCAAGACACCAGCAAGCTCAAGAGGCTGAGAGAGATTCCTTTGAGTTACAACTGAGCCTGCTTAGACACGAGCTTCAGGAAAATAAGGAAAAATTCACATCTGAGAACATGGCGCTTG CTGGTAAACTGGCATCTTTGGAGGAATTCTCTATGCAGAGAGAGAAGCTTATGGCTGAACGCAGGTGTTTGGAAGAGCAGcttcaaaagcaaaaagaaGAACATCAAGCACAAATCTATAATCTGGAGAAAAAAGCTGTACTGGACAATGACAG GCTAAAGAAAGAAATGCTGCAACATGTTGCTGCTGTAGCAGCTGAATTTCGGCAGGTTTCAGATCAGAAGATGCCTGAGACAACAAAGAGGGCCATGCAAGAAAACCTCTCTGTGACAGCACAACTTCAGCAGCTCTCAGACAAGACCAAGGAGCTGCTGAAGGAGAATGATGATCTGCGAGCAAGAGAAAAGCAGCTCAAAATAGAGAATGCCATCACTGAACCGCTGCTGCATGAGATAACCAAGAAGAATGTTGCTAATCAAAAG GTAGTCCATCAGTTGACAGAAAAGTGCAAGCAAATGCAGTCTGAAGTGGAGAAATGTGCCAAACTTAAAGTGGAGCTCCAAGAGCAGCTAGACAGTCACTCTGCAATATGTACAGAGCTTGATGCTCTCAG AAAGAAACATGTAACAGTTATAGAAGTGCTAAACCAAACAAAAGCTGAAGCCAAGAGACAGAGGAAAGAGCTTGAAGAGGAAAGGATGCTAAGAAAACAGCTAAAAACAGTTCTTGAGGAAGCAGCCGTAGCTTTAAAAGAGGCCCTAAGG GAGGTCCCTAAAGAGGAAGACTCAGAACTGAAGATTACTATCAGACGAAATCAGATGATGCAGAAGCTGCTGGCTGTGCTGGACAGTGCTGCAGCTTTAGGAAACGGTCCAGCTCTTACTGACTTCATGCCAGAGGTGACTTGCAGTCATGATCTCAGAAAAGCCTCTGGCATTAAAAG ACCAAGTGAACTCCTGCAGAAATCTACTTCAcatctttctcactttaaaactGGTGATACGGGATTGGTCCCTCGCAAAACACACACTACATCATCAAAGACAGGAAATCTCTCTATGAATGCTTATGTACATAA GAAACAATCAAGTGAAAAATGA